Proteins from one Paraburkholderia phymatum STM815 genomic window:
- a CDS encoding efflux RND transporter periplasmic adaptor subunit produces the protein MTTKRPMTRRMIIMLIFVCLLLSALVGFNLFRAHMIKKFMASNAVPPATVTAAVAGYQTWQPQLAAVGSLRAVRGVDVTTEVAGLVREIAFSSGQEVKAGQVLVRLNDDSDRAQLASLQAAAELAQTVYKRDKAQFDIQAIAKAQLDADAADLKSKKAQVDQQAALVEKKTIRAPFAGRVGITTVNPGQYINPGDAIVTLQAIDPIYADFYLPQQQLGQLQVGQAIVVDTNAFSNRTFDGKIRSINPRVDSTTRNVQIEATVDNRERKLLPGMYAKVKIDAGAVQRYLTLPQTAITYNPYGATVFVVKPGAQKNAQNKIMPVAQQVFVAPGPTRGDQVAILKGIGEGAQVVTSGQLKLKNGTPLVIDNRVLPADNPNPTPQEQ, from the coding sequence ATGACAACGAAGAGACCCATGACCAGGCGGATGATCATCATGCTGATCTTCGTGTGCTTGCTGCTCAGTGCGCTGGTCGGCTTCAATCTGTTCAGGGCGCACATGATCAAAAAGTTCATGGCGAGCAATGCCGTGCCGCCCGCGACCGTCACGGCCGCTGTCGCAGGCTATCAGACGTGGCAGCCGCAGCTTGCCGCCGTGGGCAGCCTGCGCGCGGTGCGCGGCGTCGACGTGACGACGGAAGTGGCGGGGCTCGTGCGCGAAATCGCATTCAGCTCGGGCCAGGAAGTGAAGGCAGGCCAGGTGCTCGTGCGCCTGAACGACGATTCGGACCGCGCGCAGCTCGCGTCGCTGCAGGCCGCGGCGGAACTCGCGCAAACCGTCTATAAGCGCGACAAGGCTCAGTTCGACATTCAGGCGATTGCGAAGGCGCAACTCGACGCCGATGCCGCCGACCTGAAGAGCAAGAAAGCCCAGGTCGACCAGCAGGCCGCGCTCGTCGAAAAGAAAACGATACGCGCGCCCTTCGCGGGACGCGTCGGCATCACGACGGTCAACCCGGGCCAGTACATCAATCCGGGCGATGCGATCGTCACGCTGCAAGCCATCGATCCGATCTACGCCGACTTCTATCTGCCGCAACAGCAACTCGGACAATTGCAGGTCGGCCAGGCGATCGTCGTCGATACGAATGCGTTCAGCAACCGCACGTTCGACGGCAAGATCCGCTCGATCAATCCGCGCGTGGACAGCACGACGCGTAACGTGCAGATCGAAGCGACCGTCGACAACCGCGAGCGCAAGCTGCTGCCCGGCATGTACGCGAAAGTGAAGATCGACGCGGGCGCCGTGCAGCGCTATCTGACCTTGCCGCAAACGGCGATCACCTATAACCCGTACGGCGCGACCGTGTTCGTCGTGAAGCCCGGCGCGCAAAAGAATGCGCAAAACAAGATCATGCCCGTCGCGCAGCAGGTGTTCGTGGCGCCGGGGCCGACGCGCGGCGATCAGGTCGCGATTCTCAAGGGCATCGGCGAAGGCGCGCAGGTCGTGACGAGCGGCCAGTTGAAACTGAAGAACGGCACGCCGCTCGTGATCGACAACCGCGTGCTGCCCGCGGACAACCCGAATCCGACGCCTCAGGAACAATAA
- a CDS encoding efflux transporter outer membrane subunit: MTSTAVGRSRLHRQLSSAFRRRIALHVCARIALVTVLLSQFCLLSGCAVGPDYRTPPPPATETYTPTPLPDQTASSPGASGVPQQFVARQDIPAQWWTLFHCEPLDALIREALANSPNVAAAQAALRQAGENLRAQMGTTLYPSVDAKANATREKFNGVTFGQPGLHRILNLYNASVNVSYNLDVFGGARRELESLRSQVDYEGFQLQAAYLALSANIVTAAAKEASLREQIEATERIATDEDAQLGVLRKQFELGGVNRTAVLSQETLVAQTRATLPPLRQSLDQTRHQLAVLAGKPPSDTGVPEFRLSMFTLPQSLPVSVPSSLVRQRPDILAADATLHQASAQVGVATANMYPQLTLSAGYGPQALTPAGLLKYADMIWSIGAGVTQPIFRGGQLSAQKRAADAAFDQANAQYRQTVLLAFQNVADTLRALEHDATGLRAQTEAWRAARDSLDLTRGQFRIGGVSYLALLDAQRQYQQTVVNLAQAQAARYADTAALFQALGGGWWNDTATSQAAQATSAPAPASAGPQ, encoded by the coding sequence ATGACGTCAACCGCAGTTGGTCGCAGCCGTTTGCATCGGCAGCTTAGTAGTGCATTTCGGCGCCGTATAGCGCTTCACGTTTGCGCGCGCATCGCACTGGTTACAGTCCTGCTTTCACAGTTTTGTTTGCTGTCGGGTTGCGCGGTGGGCCCCGATTACCGCACGCCCCCCCCGCCCGCCACAGAGACGTACACGCCCACGCCGCTGCCCGACCAAACGGCGTCGTCGCCGGGCGCATCGGGCGTCCCCCAACAGTTCGTCGCCCGCCAGGACATTCCCGCGCAGTGGTGGACGCTCTTTCATTGCGAGCCGCTCGACGCGCTGATTCGCGAAGCGCTCGCCAACAGTCCCAACGTCGCTGCGGCGCAAGCGGCGCTCAGGCAGGCCGGCGAGAACCTGCGCGCGCAGATGGGCACCACGCTGTATCCGTCCGTCGATGCAAAGGCTAACGCGACACGCGAGAAATTCAATGGCGTCACGTTCGGCCAGCCCGGTCTACATAGAATATTGAATCTGTACAACGCGTCGGTAAACGTGTCGTATAACCTCGATGTGTTCGGCGGCGCAAGGCGCGAACTCGAATCGCTACGCTCGCAGGTCGATTACGAGGGCTTCCAGTTGCAAGCTGCGTATCTCGCGTTGTCGGCAAACATCGTGACGGCAGCTGCCAAGGAAGCGTCGCTGCGCGAGCAGATCGAAGCGACCGAACGCATCGCCACCGACGAGGACGCGCAGCTCGGCGTGTTGCGCAAGCAGTTCGAGCTTGGCGGCGTGAACCGCACCGCGGTGCTCTCGCAGGAAACGCTCGTCGCGCAGACGCGCGCGACGTTGCCGCCGCTGCGTCAGTCGCTCGATCAGACGCGTCATCAGCTCGCCGTTCTCGCGGGCAAGCCGCCAAGCGACACGGGTGTGCCCGAGTTCAGGCTGTCGATGTTCACGCTGCCGCAGAGCTTGCCCGTCAGCGTGCCGTCGTCGCTCGTGCGGCAGCGGCCCGACATCCTCGCCGCCGACGCCACGCTGCATCAGGCGAGCGCGCAGGTCGGAGTCGCGACGGCGAACATGTATCCGCAGCTCACGCTGTCGGCGGGCTACGGCCCGCAGGCACTAACGCCCGCGGGCCTGCTCAAGTACGCCGACATGATCTGGAGCATCGGCGCGGGCGTCACGCAGCCGATCTTTCGCGGCGGCCAGCTGAGCGCGCAAAAGCGCGCAGCCGATGCCGCCTTCGATCAGGCCAACGCACAATACCGGCAGACGGTGTTGCTGGCGTTCCAGAACGTCGCCGATACGTTGCGCGCGCTCGAACACGATGCCACCGGCCTGCGCGCGCAGACGGAAGCATGGCGCGCAGCGCGCGATTCGCTGGATCTGACGCGCGGCCAGTTTCGCATTGGCGGCGTCAGCTATCTGGCGTTGCTCGATGCGCAGCGCCAGTACCAGCAGACCGTCGTGAATCTCGCACAGGCGCAGGCCGCGCGCTATGCGGACACGGCGGCGCTGTTCCAGGCGCTCGGCGGCGGCTGGTGGAACGACACGGCGACGAGCCAGGCAGCCCAAGCCACGTCGGCACCGGCCCCGGCGTCTGCGGGGCCGCAATGA
- the cysC gene encoding adenylyl-sulfate kinase yields the protein MTNEASTSHLYAHDFRIDPESRRRLLRQTPAILWFTGLSGSGKSAIADGVEARLHVSGRLTYTLDGDSVRLGLCKDLGFSDDDRHENVRRVSEVAKLMADAGLVVLVCLISPFRSDRELAKSIAGKHNFAEIHVHASLAVAEARDPKGLYRLARRGAIQHFTGVDSPYEQPTAPDVFIDTCLLSINEGVEIVLNWLDRH from the coding sequence ATGACGAACGAGGCATCGACTTCACATCTTTACGCACACGACTTTCGCATTGATCCTGAGTCGAGACGACGGTTGCTGCGACAAACGCCCGCCATTCTGTGGTTCACCGGTCTATCCGGGTCTGGAAAATCGGCTATCGCCGATGGGGTTGAGGCACGTCTTCATGTGTCCGGCCGCCTCACCTACACTCTCGATGGCGACTCCGTCAGGCTTGGTCTTTGCAAGGACCTCGGCTTTAGCGATGATGATCGACACGAGAACGTACGGCGCGTTTCGGAAGTTGCAAAATTGATGGCTGACGCCGGCCTCGTTGTGCTGGTGTGTCTCATCTCACCCTTCCGCTCGGACCGCGAACTCGCCAAGTCCATCGCAGGGAAGCATAACTTTGCTGAAATTCATGTCCACGCATCTTTGGCCGTAGCCGAGGCTCGCGATCCCAAAGGCCTTTATCGGCTCGCGAGACGTGGCGCAATCCAGCATTTCACCGGCGTCGACTCGCCATATGAACAGCCGACGGCACCAGACGTCTTCATCGACACTTGTTTGCTGTCGATTAATGAGGGCGTCGAAATTGTGTTGAACTGGCTTGACAGGCATTGA
- the nodU gene encoding nodulation protein NodU produces MRICGLKLTHDGAIAVVEDGKLVFCIEQEKRENNPRYQKIENLDAVAAALSEGGLRVEDIDQFVVDGWDGEVESQFRMVSGSTLVSLNGAPYIERKVDHLLASVDGTGLLVGGASRTYKSYPHVSGHIASAYCTSPFARSEQPAFCLVWDGGMVPRLYHVQRHGARLVDCLFPVIGQIYAAAGHHFGPYKKADGAEWDLGVAGKLMAYIALGSLDEDIVTEFHRLYQERFAGDTEIARNYRQNVHIPETSLAAVRDFFEASLPQLKTKPHEDVLVSFHVFLERLLVHEMGMALQRHSIPGPRNLCISGGCALNIKWNSALRASGLFDAIWVPPFPNDSGSAIGAACCAMAADKGFVPLEWSVYSGAAVKTGDVPAGWTASPCSIAELARILADNEPVVFLAGRAELGPRALGARSILAAATSPAMKTILNDIKHREHFRPVAPICLEDRAPTVFCPGTPDPYMLFDHHTRAEWQDKVPAVVHLDGSARLQTIARTSEHPVAQLLIEYEKLTGLPLLCNTSANHHGRGFFPDAASACKWGRVEHVWCDGLLLSKACGTGLPSSTDEPACYAPV; encoded by the coding sequence ATGCGCATTTGTGGCCTCAAGCTGACACACGACGGAGCAATCGCCGTTGTCGAGGATGGAAAACTCGTTTTTTGCATCGAACAGGAGAAGCGGGAAAACAACCCGCGATACCAAAAAATCGAGAACCTGGATGCAGTTGCGGCCGCATTGAGCGAAGGTGGCTTGCGTGTCGAAGATATAGACCAGTTTGTTGTCGACGGCTGGGACGGCGAAGTGGAGTCACAGTTTCGGATGGTCAGTGGCTCCACGCTGGTCAGCCTAAATGGCGCCCCCTATATCGAACGCAAAGTGGACCATCTTCTTGCCTCGGTCGACGGCACCGGACTGCTGGTCGGCGGAGCGTCACGTACATATAAAAGCTATCCTCATGTGTCAGGCCATATTGCCTCCGCGTACTGCACCAGCCCGTTCGCGCGGAGCGAGCAGCCCGCGTTCTGCCTGGTCTGGGATGGTGGAATGGTGCCGAGGCTGTACCACGTACAACGCCACGGAGCGCGCCTCGTTGACTGCCTGTTTCCGGTCATCGGCCAAATATACGCTGCGGCAGGTCATCATTTTGGGCCCTATAAGAAGGCGGACGGCGCGGAGTGGGATCTTGGCGTGGCCGGCAAGCTTATGGCATATATCGCGCTCGGGTCCCTCGATGAAGACATCGTCACTGAGTTTCATCGGCTTTACCAGGAACGCTTTGCCGGCGATACGGAAATTGCGCGAAATTACCGCCAGAATGTCCATATTCCGGAAACATCGCTCGCCGCTGTACGCGACTTCTTCGAAGCAAGCCTGCCACAACTAAAGACCAAGCCTCACGAAGACGTACTCGTCTCCTTTCATGTATTCCTTGAGCGTCTTCTCGTTCACGAAATGGGAATGGCGCTCCAGCGACATTCGATTCCGGGGCCGCGAAATTTGTGTATCTCTGGCGGATGCGCACTCAACATCAAATGGAATAGCGCATTACGTGCGAGTGGCCTGTTCGACGCAATCTGGGTCCCGCCCTTTCCGAATGATAGCGGATCGGCGATTGGCGCCGCTTGTTGCGCGATGGCCGCGGACAAAGGCTTCGTACCGTTGGAATGGTCGGTCTATAGCGGAGCAGCCGTGAAAACCGGCGACGTGCCGGCCGGATGGACGGCGTCTCCTTGCTCCATTGCGGAACTCGCCCGGATACTCGCGGATAATGAACCCGTCGTTTTTCTTGCCGGCCGCGCCGAGCTGGGGCCTCGAGCATTGGGTGCCAGAAGCATCCTGGCCGCTGCGACTTCGCCCGCAATGAAGACTATTCTCAACGATATCAAGCATCGAGAGCATTTCCGCCCCGTGGCACCAATATGTCTCGAAGACCGTGCTCCTACCGTATTTTGCCCCGGTACTCCAGATCCCTACATGCTGTTCGATCATCACACGCGCGCGGAATGGCAGGACAAGGTTCCTGCCGTTGTGCACCTCGACGGGTCGGCTCGATTGCAGACTATCGCAAGAACTTCCGAGCATCCGGTAGCCCAACTGCTGATCGAATACGAAAAGCTCACAGGTCTTCCATTGCTCTGCAATACCAGCGCCAATCATCACGGGCGAGGCTTCTTCCCGGACGCTGCTTCAGCCTGTAAATGGGGACGCGTCGAACATGTCTGGTGCGACGGTCTTCTATTGAGCAAGGCATGCGGCACCGGCCTGCCATCGTCAACCGACGAACCCGCCTGCTATGCACCAGTATGA
- the nodS gene encoding nodulation methyltransferase NodS produces the protein MRNVTNFELLRRELDADDPWQLDSNPFELQRHEQMLRMSLVDGSVSNALEVGCAGGAFTERLAPHCQRLTIIDVMPQALSKTRERLKEPPNTVWIVSDVQHFFTLDKFDLIVVAEVLYYLGNIEEVRAAIRNLVRMLVPGGRLIFGSARDASCRRWGHLAGAETVLEILKEELTEVERVECVGESPNENCLLARFRNRAFLSPQPNYPL, from the coding sequence TTGAGAAATGTAACGAATTTTGAATTACTGCGTCGAGAATTGGACGCGGACGACCCGTGGCAACTGGACAGTAATCCCTTCGAACTCCAACGCCATGAGCAAATGCTCCGAATGTCACTCGTCGACGGATCTGTCTCCAACGCGTTAGAAGTCGGATGCGCGGGAGGAGCGTTTACGGAAAGATTGGCACCTCATTGCCAACGGCTCACCATTATCGACGTTATGCCACAAGCGCTCTCGAAAACACGCGAACGTCTGAAGGAGCCACCGAACACGGTCTGGATTGTTTCAGACGTACAGCATTTTTTTACCCTCGACAAGTTCGATCTGATCGTAGTGGCGGAAGTTCTTTATTACCTCGGCAACATCGAGGAGGTGCGCGCCGCTATTCGCAATCTGGTACGGATGCTTGTACCTGGTGGCCGATTGATATTCGGGTCGGCGCGTGACGCCAGTTGTCGGCGGTGGGGACACCTTGCCGGTGCAGAAACGGTCTTGGAAATTCTGAAAGAAGAACTGACCGAAGTTGAGCGCGTGGAGTGCGTCGGTGAGTCGCCCAATGAAAACTGTCTGCTCGCGCGCTTCCGGAACCGGGCTTTCCTTTCGCCTCAACCCAATTACCCTCTTTGA
- a CDS encoding NodA family N-acyltransferase: MSSKVQWRLCWENELELTDHIELARFFRTTYGPTGAFNAKPFEGGRSWAGARPELRAIAYDSRGVAAHMGSLRRFIKVGSVDVLVAELGLYGVRPDLEGFGIGHSIRAIYPVLQELRVPFAFGTVRHALKNHFARLFRNGMGTILDGVRVRSTLPNVHLDLPPTRIEDVLAVILPIGSPLNEWPDGAAIERNGPEL, encoded by the coding sequence ATGTCCTCAAAAGTGCAGTGGAGATTGTGCTGGGAAAATGAGCTTGAACTCACCGATCACATCGAGTTGGCCCGATTCTTCCGAACGACGTATGGGCCGACCGGGGCTTTCAACGCAAAACCGTTCGAGGGTGGTCGAAGTTGGGCCGGTGCGCGGCCCGAACTCCGCGCCATCGCCTACGATTCGAGGGGTGTTGCAGCTCACATGGGATCGCTTCGTCGTTTCATCAAGGTAGGCTCGGTCGATGTACTTGTAGCCGAATTGGGACTGTATGGGGTGCGTCCGGATCTCGAAGGGTTCGGAATCGGTCATTCGATCCGCGCGATATATCCAGTGCTGCAAGAACTCCGCGTCCCATTTGCGTTTGGCACAGTCCGGCATGCCTTAAAGAATCACTTTGCCAGATTGTTTCGGAATGGAATGGGGACAATCTTGGATGGGGTGCGCGTGCGATCAACGCTCCCAAACGTTCATCTTGACTTACCTCCTACGCGCATTGAAGACGTGCTGGCTGTGATTTTGCCGATCGGTAGCCCGCTGAACGAGTGGCCGGACGGCGCCGCCATCGAGCGCAACGGACCCGAGCTGTGA
- a CDS encoding sulfotransferase has product MTHPMLIINPFVILGMPRTGTHYLEELLNEHPNVSSNGELLNPYDAIWHNRKRLLLTDHELLELAYLHYPARAGKNAITHVGCKINQPQLQERPGFFDELARWPYLKVMLVIRRNTLESLRSFMQARQSGQWLKFGAGNDSGPPPQVTLKIKDCEDYLKAADDFHRLVMDSFAPANILTVEYESLLDNPASCLQAVWSFLEIFVRPYSGSTALQRQEVRPLEQTVLNFEELKRHFAGGQYESFFEGGKIDV; this is encoded by the coding sequence ATGACCCATCCTATGCTGATAATTAATCCGTTTGTAATCCTCGGGATGCCAAGGACGGGCACACATTACCTTGAAGAATTGCTAAACGAACATCCCAACGTATCAAGCAATGGCGAGTTGCTCAATCCTTACGACGCGATCTGGCACAATCGCAAACGCTTGCTACTTACTGATCACGAACTCCTCGAACTCGCCTATCTACACTATCCCGCCCGAGCCGGGAAGAACGCGATCACACACGTCGGTTGCAAGATCAACCAACCTCAGCTTCAGGAACGTCCAGGGTTTTTTGATGAGTTGGCTAGATGGCCATACCTCAAGGTGATGCTTGTGATCCGCAGAAATACATTGGAATCGTTGCGATCGTTTATGCAGGCAAGGCAAAGTGGTCAATGGTTAAAGTTTGGCGCAGGCAACGACTCCGGTCCGCCTCCTCAGGTAACCTTAAAAATTAAAGACTGTGAGGACTATCTCAAAGCTGCTGACGATTTCCACCGACTGGTGATGGACTCATTCGCACCAGCGAACATTCTTACCGTCGAGTATGAAAGTCTGCTGGACAATCCTGCTTCATGTCTGCAAGCGGTTTGGTCTTTCCTCGAAATTTTTGTGCGTCCATACTCTGGCAGCACAGCCCTTCAACGTCAGGAAGTGAGGCCACTGGAACAAACGGTACTCAATTTTGAGGAGTTGAAGCGTCACTTCGCAGGCGGGCAGTACGAGAGCTTCTTCGAAGGTGGGAAGATCGATGTTTAA
- a CDS encoding ABC transporter permease, which translates to MMREVFVMAMPTNTWNWRMVWRRNYLAWRKTALVSLIGNLADPMMYLFGLGFGVGIMIGRIEGTSYVAFLAAGMVATSAMTSATFETIYATFARMHIQRMWEAVLCTQLTIGDVVLGELAWAATKALLAGTAVTVVATTLGYAAFPGILYVIPVVILTGLAFASIAMVLIAIAPSYDYFIFYQTLVLTPMLFLSGVVFPVAHLPGAFRQLARFLPLTHSVELIRPAMLARPAAGIGLHVIALFVYTVLPFFLSTVLFRRRLLS; encoded by the coding sequence ATGATGCGCGAAGTTTTCGTGATGGCTATGCCCACCAACACTTGGAACTGGCGCATGGTATGGCGCCGCAATTATCTAGCGTGGCGAAAAACTGCACTCGTTTCGCTTATCGGTAACCTTGCGGACCCGATGATGTATCTGTTCGGATTAGGTTTCGGCGTGGGAATAATGATAGGCCGCATCGAAGGCACTTCCTACGTAGCCTTTTTGGCGGCTGGAATGGTAGCGACAAGCGCAATGACTTCCGCGACGTTCGAAACGATTTATGCGACTTTCGCTCGCATGCACATTCAGCGCATGTGGGAAGCAGTCTTGTGTACTCAACTCACGATCGGCGACGTCGTTCTCGGTGAATTGGCTTGGGCAGCAACAAAAGCCCTTTTGGCCGGCACGGCTGTTACGGTGGTTGCCACGACGCTGGGCTATGCGGCCTTTCCGGGCATTCTTTATGTCATTCCTGTCGTTATCTTAACTGGCCTCGCCTTCGCGAGTATTGCCATGGTCCTCATCGCGATCGCGCCGAGTTATGATTACTTTATCTTCTATCAAACACTTGTTCTGACACCCATGCTTTTTCTGAGCGGTGTCGTCTTTCCGGTCGCCCATCTTCCAGGTGCATTTCGACAGCTTGCGCGATTCTTGCCGCTCACACATTCCGTTGAACTCATCCGCCCTGCGATGCTTGCGCGCCCAGCCGCCGGAATCGGCCTGCATGTGATTGCGCTTTTCGTCTACACAGTCTTGCCATTCTTTCTGTCAACAGTACTGTTTCGCCGACGTCTCCTATCTTGA
- the nodI gene encoding nodulation factor ABC transporter ATP-binding protein NodI yields the protein MAAAAITFTSVRKLYNGKQVVNGLSFRVERGECFGLLGPNGAGKSTTARMVLGMASPDAGTITVLGEPVPVRARLARRRIGVVPQFDNLEPGFTVRENLQIFGRYFGMSADEVEAVIPSLLEFAHLESKAHARVAELSGGMKRRLTIARALINDPQLLIMDEPATGLDPHARRLVWDRLRSLLARGKTILLTTHFMEEAERLCDRLCVIDKGRSIAEGAPHALIHQQIGSHVLEIYGGDSHELRALLEPYAQRMEVSGETLFCYAADLEQVRMQLCKRTGLRVLQRPANLEDVFLRLTGRDMKD from the coding sequence ATGGCTGCTGCAGCGATAACGTTTACTAGCGTCAGGAAGTTATATAACGGCAAACAGGTCGTTAACGGACTTTCATTTCGCGTCGAGCGCGGCGAATGCTTTGGCCTACTGGGACCTAACGGCGCAGGCAAGAGCACGACCGCGCGCATGGTCCTCGGTATGGCCTCGCCTGACGCAGGTACGATCACTGTTCTTGGAGAGCCCGTGCCCGTACGCGCGCGCCTGGCACGGCGGCGTATCGGCGTAGTTCCGCAATTTGACAACCTTGAACCCGGGTTCACGGTGCGCGAGAACCTGCAGATATTCGGGCGCTACTTTGGCATGAGCGCCGACGAGGTCGAAGCGGTGATTCCGTCGCTGCTTGAATTCGCGCACCTGGAGAGCAAGGCTCACGCGCGCGTCGCAGAATTATCTGGCGGCATGAAGCGTCGGTTAACCATCGCCCGGGCGCTTATCAACGACCCACAACTGCTGATAATGGACGAGCCTGCGACCGGTCTTGATCCACATGCGCGCCGCCTCGTCTGGGACCGCTTGCGCTCTCTACTTGCGCGCGGCAAGACAATCCTTCTAACTACTCACTTCATGGAAGAGGCTGAGCGATTGTGCGATCGACTCTGTGTGATTGACAAAGGACGCAGCATTGCGGAAGGTGCCCCTCATGCGCTAATCCATCAACAAATTGGAAGCCACGTGCTGGAGATATACGGCGGCGATTCGCACGAACTGCGTGCATTGCTTGAGCCCTACGCGCAGCGCATGGAGGTGAGCGGCGAGACGCTGTTTTGCTATGCAGCCGACCTGGAACAGGTGCGCATGCAGTTGTGCAAGCGAACGGGTCTGCGCGTTCTGCAACGCCCCGCAAACCTGGAAGACGTGTTTCTTCGGTTGACTGGACGGGATATGAAGGACTAA